The Enterobacter asburiae sequence TAAAGACTTTATCAATGGCGACATCGGTCAACGGTACGCCTGGCTTCAGTCCCATATAGGCCAGCGCTTTTTCCGCACTGGCGCGCTCGACCGGATCGGCGAAGGACGCCGGGTCCGGGATGCTGTCGTTGACGGAAATCACCTGGCCCGGATTGGTGCCCCAGGTCACCTGAGGGGCGATCTCTTCCGCCTGCAGCGTGACAACGGTATCGAAGGTCGCACCGTCGTCGGTTTTCAGGGTTTTCCAGTACGCCACCGCGTCGTCAAAATCCTGACCCTTCGGCGCATGCAGACGGCCTTTCACATAGTTGAAGGTGGTTTCGTCCGGCGCGACCAGGCCAGCTTTTGCGCCCATCTCAATAGCCATGTTGCACAGGGTCATACGACCTTCCATGCTCAGCGCCTGAATCGCGTCGCCGCAAAATTCCACAACGTGGCCGGTACCGCCCGCGCTGCCGGTTTTACCGATGATGGCCAGCACGATGTCCTTCGCGGTAATGCCCGGCGCGGCTTTACCCTTTACTTCAATTTTCATGGTTTTGGCGCGGCCCTGCTTCAGGGTCTGGGTCGCCAGAACGTGTTCCACTTCAGACGTGCCGATCCCGAAGGCCAGCGCGCCAAACGCGCCGTGGGTTGCGGTATGGGAGTCGCCGCAGACGATGGTCATGCCCGGCAGGGTAATACCCTGCTCAGGCCCCATCACGTGGACGATGCCCTGATACGGATGGTTCAGGTCATACAGCTCAACGCCAAACTCGTTGCAGTTCTTGATCAGCTCCTGCATCTGGATACGCGCCATCTCACCCGAGGCATTAATGTCTTTGGTCTGGGTGGAGACGTTGTGATCCATAGTCGCGAAGGTTTTACCCGGCTGACGTACCGGGCGCTTGTGCGCGCGCAGGCCGTCAAATGCCTGCGGAGAGGTCACTTCGTGTACCAGATGACGGTCAATGTACAGCAGCGGGGTTTCGTTTGGTGCCTCGTAAACAACGTGCGCATCAAACAACTTTTCATATAACGTCTTAGCCATGATTACACCCCTTCAGCGACATAGCGGGCAATAATGTCGCCCATTTCATCGGTACTGACTGCTGCCGTGCCGCGCGCTAAGTCACCGGTACGGACGCCTTCTTCTAACGCCCGGTTAATGGCGTTTTCAATTGCGGTTGCTGCGTCGCCTGCATCGAGGCTATAGCGCAGCAGCAGGGCCAGGGAGAGGATCTGCGCAATCGGATTAGCAATGTTTTTGCCGGCGATATCCGGTGCGGAGCCGCCCGCCGGCTCGTACAGTCCAAAGCCTTCTTCATTCAGGCTGGCGGATGGCAGCATGCCCATAGAACCGGTGATCATCGCGCACTCGTCAGACAAGATATCGCCGAACAGGTTGGAGCAGAGCAGTACGTCAAACTGGGACGGATCCTTAATCAGCTGCATCGTTGCGTTGTCGATGTACATGTGCGACAGCTCAACGTCCGGGTACTGCTTAGCGACTTCACTGACGATCTCGCGCCACAAAATGGACGACTGCAGCACGTTCGCTTTATCAATGGAGGTCACCTTATGGCGGCGCTTACGTGCTGACTCAAACGCGATATGGGCGATACGTTCAATTTCGAAACGGTGATACACCTCGGTATCAAACGCTTTCTCATGCTGGCCGCTGCCTTCGCGACCTTTTGGCTGACCAAAGTAGATCCCACCCGTCAGCTCGCGCACGCAGAGAATGTCGAATCCGTTGGCCGCGATGTCCGCGCGCAGCGGGCAGAACTCTTCCAGCCCCTGATACAGCTTCGCCGGACGCAGGTTGCTGAACAGCTTAAAATGTTTACGCAGCGGCAGCAGCGCGCCGCGCTCTGGTTGCTCTGCCGGCGGGAGATGTTCCCATTTTGGGCCACCAACGGAGCCAAACAGCACGGCATCGGCATTTTCGCAGCCTTCAACGGTGGCTTTCGGCAATGGCGTTCCGTGATTATCAATCGCAATACCGCCCACGTCGTAGTGGCTGGTAGTAATTTTCATCGCAAAACGCGTGCGAACGGCTTCCAGTACTTTCAGCGCCTGTGCCATTACTTCCGGGCCAATACCGTCACCCGGCAACACAGCAATATGGTAATTCTTCGACATTACACGGTTTCCTTGTTGTTCTCTTTATTCTGAGCTTTGCGTTGCAACTCTTTTTCGACTTCAGCGGCGCGCCAGATGTTGTTCAGGACATGCACCATAGCTTTCGCGGAGGATTCGACAATATCCGTCGCCAAGCCCACACCGTGGAAACGGCGGCCGTTGTAGTTGACGACGATATCCACCTGACCCAGCGCATCTTTACCATGTCCTTTCGCCGTCAGGTCATACTTCACCAGCTCAACGTCGTACTCGGTGACGCGGTTGATCGCCTGATAGATAGCGTCGACAGGGCCGTTGCCGTTTGCCGCTTCCGCTTTAATTTCATCACCGCAGGCCAGTTTGACCGAGGCGGTGGCGATGTCGCTGGAGCCGGACTGCACGTTGAAGTAATCCAGACGGAAGTGCTCTGGCTCTTCCTGCTGCTTGTTGATGAAGGCCAGCGCTTCCAGGTCGTAATCGAACACCTGGCCTTTCT is a genomic window containing:
- the leuC gene encoding 3-isopropylmalate dehydratase large subunit, with product MAKTLYEKLFDAHVVYEAPNETPLLYIDRHLVHEVTSPQAFDGLRAHKRPVRQPGKTFATMDHNVSTQTKDINASGEMARIQMQELIKNCNEFGVELYDLNHPYQGIVHVMGPEQGITLPGMTIVCGDSHTATHGAFGALAFGIGTSEVEHVLATQTLKQGRAKTMKIEVKGKAAPGITAKDIVLAIIGKTGSAGGTGHVVEFCGDAIQALSMEGRMTLCNMAIEMGAKAGLVAPDETTFNYVKGRLHAPKGQDFDDAVAYWKTLKTDDGATFDTVVTLQAEEIAPQVTWGTNPGQVISVNDSIPDPASFADPVERASAEKALAYMGLKPGVPLTDVAIDKVFIGSCTNSRIEDLRAAAEIAKGRKVAPGVQALVVPGSGPVKAQAEAEGLDKIFIEAGFEWRLPGCSMCLAMNNDRLNPGERCASTSNRNFEGRQGRGGRTHLVSPAMAAAAAVTGHFADIRSLK
- the leuB gene encoding 3-isopropylmalate dehydrogenase, with the protein product MSKNYHIAVLPGDGIGPEVMAQALKVLEAVRTRFAMKITTSHYDVGGIAIDNHGTPLPKATVEGCENADAVLFGSVGGPKWEHLPPAEQPERGALLPLRKHFKLFSNLRPAKLYQGLEEFCPLRADIAANGFDILCVRELTGGIYFGQPKGREGSGQHEKAFDTEVYHRFEIERIAHIAFESARKRRHKVTSIDKANVLQSSILWREIVSEVAKQYPDVELSHMYIDNATMQLIKDPSQFDVLLCSNLFGDILSDECAMITGSMGMLPSASLNEEGFGLYEPAGGSAPDIAGKNIANPIAQILSLALLLRYSLDAGDAATAIENAINRALEEGVRTGDLARGTAAVSTDEMGDIIARYVAEGV